A window of the Halopseudomonas phragmitis genome harbors these coding sequences:
- a CDS encoding sugar nucleotide-binding protein — protein MRMRVMLLGADNRLGQALTALAAAEDIQLMAVGQPEGGWRAEALDSWLAQQPDAVVNLTHYHEQFQLGVQDARTLQAQRAFDTALLAACQQHDVLLLMLSSARVFDGLKPAPYSEKDETAPADPLGAMQAELEQRLLVWERHLILRLSWVLDSSAEGQLGRLLTQLCSAQPVTLAEEWRGNPTPVTDVARVILALLKQVDCDAPLYGLYHYGGAEVSSWISLAKALVQELLAAGYIEHDPLIQPVPFSSQPMAGKEPQNAALSGKRILHTFGIKPRAWRSQLAGLLEQSLGAKNQRPQ, from the coding sequence ATGCGCATGCGGGTAATGCTGCTGGGGGCTGACAATAGGTTGGGACAAGCCCTGACGGCTCTGGCAGCGGCTGAAGACATCCAGCTCATGGCGGTCGGCCAGCCTGAAGGCGGCTGGCGCGCCGAGGCGCTGGACAGTTGGCTGGCGCAGCAGCCGGACGCCGTGGTCAATCTGACCCATTACCATGAACAGTTTCAACTGGGTGTCCAGGATGCCCGCACGTTGCAGGCTCAGCGGGCCTTCGATACGGCGCTGCTCGCGGCCTGCCAGCAGCATGACGTGCTGTTGCTGATGCTCTCCAGCGCCAGGGTCTTCGATGGGCTCAAGCCGGCGCCCTACAGCGAAAAGGATGAGACCGCACCGGCTGATCCGCTGGGGGCGATGCAGGCTGAGCTGGAGCAGCGGCTGCTGGTCTGGGAGCGGCATTTGATCCTGCGCTTGAGCTGGGTGCTGGACAGTTCGGCTGAAGGCCAGCTTGGACGCTTGTTGACTCAGCTGTGTTCGGCCCAGCCAGTGACCCTGGCCGAAGAATGGCGTGGCAACCCGACCCCGGTGACCGATGTGGCCCGGGTGATACTGGCGCTGCTCAAACAGGTCGACTGTGACGCCCCATTGTACGGGCTCTACCACTATGGTGGTGCCGAGGTCAGTAGCTGGATCAGTCTGGCCAAGGCGTTGGTGCAGGAATTGCTGGCCGCCGGTTATATCGAGCACGACCCGCTGATTCAGCCGGTTCCCTTCAGCAGTCAGCCGATGGCCGGTAAGGAACCGCAGAATGCGGCGCTCTCGGGCAAGCGGATTCTGCATACTTTCGGGATCAAGCCCAGGGCCTGGCGCAGTCAACTGGCCGGGCTACTGGAGCAGAGCCTGGGAGCCAAAAACCAACGGCCGCAGTAG
- a CDS encoding OmpW/AlkL family protein, with product MSHFVSKLTASLLLAPALLAASVAQAHQAGDIIVRAGAIVVDPREDSSGIKTGGANLGGKATLNKDTQLGLNFAYMLTDQFAVELLAATPFKHEVGVAGSPAGLDALNGKLGTIKHLPPTLSALWYPLQNNSAFQPYVGAGVNFTWFFDEEVGSEAKGKGFRGLSLDNSWGWAAQIGADYMLTENLMVNAQVRYIDISTTGYTHLDGVGRLKVDVDVDPFVYMVGLGYKF from the coding sequence ATGTCGCATTTCGTTTCCAAATTGACCGCCAGCCTGCTGCTGGCTCCGGCTCTACTCGCTGCTTCTGTCGCCCAGGCTCATCAGGCCGGTGATATCATCGTCCGCGCTGGCGCCATTGTGGTCGACCCGCGCGAGGACAGCTCAGGCATTAAGACCGGCGGCGCCAATCTGGGCGGCAAGGCTACCCTGAACAAGGACACCCAGCTTGGCTTGAACTTTGCCTACATGCTGACCGACCAGTTTGCCGTAGAGCTGCTGGCCGCCACCCCGTTCAAACACGAAGTCGGGGTTGCCGGCTCACCAGCGGGCCTGGATGCCCTTAACGGCAAACTCGGAACCATCAAACACCTGCCGCCGACCCTGAGTGCACTGTGGTATCCGCTGCAGAACAATTCAGCGTTCCAGCCCTATGTTGGTGCTGGGGTCAATTTCACCTGGTTCTTTGATGAGGAAGTAGGCAGCGAGGCCAAGGGCAAGGGTTTCCGCGGCCTGAGCCTGGATAACTCCTGGGGCTGGGCTGCACAGATCGGCGCTGATTACATGCTGACCGAAAATCTGATGGTCAACGCCCAGGTTCGTTATATCGACATCAGCACCACCGGCTACACTCACCTGGATGGCGTCGGCCGCCTGAAAGTCGATGTCGACGTTGACCCGTTTGTCTACATGGTGGGCCTGGGCTACAAGTTTTAA
- a CDS encoding DUF3450 domain-containing protein, whose product MPMKVVWMVMLALLPGLALGQSAGERALTESEALSAEAAASQQRIEQMDDAARQALERYRQAVTQREQLLAYNERLRDMVTAQEGELESLQLQVASIEETQREVLPMIQRMVDSLEQFVALDLPFLAEERAERVTQLKELMARADVSVAEKYRRTIEAYQIESDYGRTLEAWRGTVEANGQARVVDFLRLGRLMLFYQSLDGREQGYWDPQAQRWTSLPSGYHRTLEQGLSIARQQQTPVMLKLPLPPISEPGGES is encoded by the coding sequence ATACCAATGAAAGTGGTGTGGATGGTGATGCTGGCCCTGTTGCCGGGTCTGGCGCTGGGCCAGAGTGCCGGTGAGCGGGCGCTGACCGAGAGCGAGGCGCTGAGCGCCGAGGCGGCGGCTTCCCAGCAGCGGATCGAGCAGATGGACGATGCTGCCCGGCAGGCGCTGGAGCGCTATCGCCAGGCGGTCACCCAGCGCGAGCAATTGCTGGCCTATAACGAGCGCCTGCGCGACATGGTGACCGCCCAGGAAGGTGAACTGGAAAGTCTGCAACTGCAGGTGGCCAGCATTGAGGAGACCCAGCGTGAAGTGCTGCCGATGATTCAGCGGATGGTCGACTCGCTGGAGCAGTTCGTCGCTCTGGATCTGCCATTTCTGGCAGAGGAGCGGGCCGAGCGGGTGACTCAGCTCAAGGAGCTGATGGCTCGGGCCGATGTCAGCGTAGCGGAAAAGTACCGGCGCACCATCGAAGCCTATCAGATTGAAAGTGATTACGGTCGGACCCTGGAGGCCTGGCGTGGCACTGTCGAAGCCAATGGCCAAGCCCGGGTGGTCGATTTCCTCCGGCTTGGACGGCTGATGCTGTTCTATCAGAGTCTGGATGGTCGCGAGCAGGGCTATTGGGATCCCCAGGCCCAGCGCTGGACCAGCCTGCCGTCGGGCTATCACCGGACGCTGGAACAGGGACTGAGCATTGCCCGTCAACAACAAACCCCGGTGATGCTGAAGTTACCGTTGCCGCCGATCAGCGAGCCGGGAGGTGAGTCATGA